From a region of the Panthera uncia isolate 11264 chromosome B1, Puncia_PCG_1.0, whole genome shotgun sequence genome:
- the RNF170 gene encoding E3 ubiquitin-protein ligase RNF170 isoform X2: MYCPICLHQASFPVETNCGHLFCGTCIIAYWRYGSWLGAISCPICRQTVTLLLTVFGENEQSQDVVSLRQDINDYNRRFSGQPRSIMERIMDLPTLLRHAFREMFSVGGLFWMFRIRIILCLMGAFFYLISPLDFVPEALFGILGFLDDFFVIFLLLIYISIMYREVITQRLNR, translated from the exons ATGTATTGTCCAATCTGTTTACATCAAGCCTCCTTCCCTGTTGAAACAAACTGTGGACATCTTTTTTGTG gtACCTGCATTATTGCATACTGGCGATACGGTTCATGGCTTGGGGCAATCAGTTGTCCAATCTGTAGACAAACG GTAACTTTACTGCTAACAGTATTTGGTGAAAATGAACAGTCTCAGGATGTTGTATCATTGCGTCAAGATATTAATGATTATAACCGGAGATTCTCAGGGCAGCCCAGATCT attatggaaagaattATGGATCTACCTACTTTACTGAGGCATGCATTCAGGGAAATGTTTTCAGTCGGGGGCCTTTTCTGGATGTTCCGCATCAGGATAATACTTTGTTTAATGGGAGCTTTTTTCTATCTTATATCACCTCTAGATTTTGTACCTGAAGCCTTGTTTGGAATTCTAGGCTTTCTAGATGATTTCTTTGTCATCTTTTTGTTGCTCATCTACATCTCTATTATGTATCGAGAGGTGATAACACAGAGACTAAACAGGTGA